Part of the Sporosarcina sp. FSL K6-2383 genome is shown below.
CACTCGATTACCATCACACAAGTCAAGACGTGCCTCAAACGGTAACTGCTCCAACCATTTTGTTAACCGAACTGGATTCGTTAGCCCCGCCTCGTCAATATCCCTTGCAGATTCAGGTGACGTCCACAACGTCGCTACCGAAACGGCACAATACCACATGTTCACAACACTCACTCCCCTTTCATTCTACGCCTGGTAAAATGATGAGTGTCCGATTGTCTCCATCCAATTTCGCCTCTACACCAAGTGGAATCGCAAAATGCGGCTCACAATGTCCAATTTTAAATCCTTTCACAACCGGCTTGCCAAGGTCGCGCAAATAATGGTCAATGACTTCATCGAGCGTTAGTGATTCGTCCTGGTCTTTCGGCATGGCATCTGCAAAATCACCTACCACAAATCCTGCTGCATCCTCTAATTTACCCGCCATTCGCAGCTGATTGAGCAACCGATCGACACCATAAGGCTCTACACCTACATCCTCCAGCAACACTAATTTACCTTTCGTATCCACTTCAAACTTCGTCCCTATACCACTCGCCAATAAAGACAAATTCCCACCAACTAATTCACCTTGTGCGACACCACCCGACACAATTTCAAGAGGTGCAATTGCTTCTGTATAATGAAGCTCCATCGGCTCAAATAACTGTTGAAACATTTTCGCAGATAGTTCATGAAATGATTCTTTCGCGACATTCGTCGCTAGCATCGGACCATGGAACGTCACGAGATTTGAATACAATCCCATCGCAGTATGCAAAAATGTAATATCGCTAAATCCCCAAAATATTTTCGGATTTTCCTGCATCAGTTGATAATCAATTTTATCGGCAAAGCGCGCTGAACCGTAACCTCCTCTTGCACAAAAAATCCCTTTAATCGCTGGATCGGCAAACATGTCATGTAAGTCATTCAAACGCTCATCATCCGTTCCAGCGAGATAACCGTTCACATTTTTCACACTGTTCCCAAATCGCCATTGCAACCCCAAACTCTCCAAAAATGCCAATGAACGATTCAATCTCTCTTGATTCGGAGGACCTGCTGGCGCAATAATGCCAATCGTGTCCCCTTGTTGTAAACGTTGTGGTCGTATTTTCATAACTTTTCCTTCCCTTCTATAATCCTATGAGGTTCTCTTCGTTCAGTCCATCTATCACCAGTTTATCATACGCCCTCTTCCCCCGTAATTATGCCTCGCCCGATTTAACATTAAAAGAGCCTGTGAAGGAATTATTCCCTTCACAGGCCAATCTGTTACAACTTACTATTTAGCAATCGGTGTATCTTGTGTTACTTGAATATCATTCAAGTAGTAACCTGTGCCATCACCAATCGCATAGTTCAACACGCGGTTATTAACCGGTACAACCATAGAACGATACAGTGTTGGGAATACAGGTACCTCTTCCACCATTAGTGCTTGCCATTCGTTATAAATTGCTTTACGTTTTTCCACATCGAATGCCTCTTCAGAAATACCTGCAGCTAGCAAACGATCATTTTCTTCATTTTCCCAACGTGAGAAGTTATACAATACATTGCTTGCATATAATCCACTTGGGTCAACGTCAATCCCTACGCCCCATGCACCAGCATAAATGTCAATAGCAGGGTCGTCTTTTCCGCCGCTACCTACGCGGTCATAGAAGCTGTTGAACTCAAGTAAACGACCATCTAATAGTTCTACTTTCAAACCTACAGCTTCCCATGCTTGGATGTAGTACTGTGCCAATGGCTCAGCAATATCATCACCTGACATAGAAGCATAAGACATTACTAATTCGTTGCCGTCTTTATCTTCACGGAAACCATCGCCATCCACATCTGCATAGCCAGCTTCATCTAGCATTTGCTTCGCTAACTCAGGATCATACGCAGCACCTGGGTTCGTTGCATCGTGGAATTCTGGGTGGGATGGTGGAATTAACGTAGTACCAGCCCAACGTAAACCGTGATAGAATCTGTCGCCTACAGCGTTATTGTCCACTGCATGCCACATTGCTTTACGTAAATTCTTATCTGCCATTTTTGCTTCTGGGTTATATTTTACAACTTTGTTTTCTTCATCCCATGCACCTAATTTAAATCCAACATATGAATACGCACGGTCTACCGCACCAAGGAACTCAACGTTTGCCATATCTGCATTATCCGGATATTGGTTTACTGGGAAGCTACTTACTGTATCGACTTCACCTTTTTCCAATGCTTGCACAACAACGTTTGGATTGATAACTTTTAGAGTAACCGTATCAAGTCCAGGTTCTCCACGCCAGTAATCTTCGTTTTTCACATAAGTAACAGACTCACCAGGAACGATTGTGTCCACTTTAAACGGACCAAAACCGATTGGGTTCTGACGTACTTCTGGAGAAGATGAAATATCTGCTACTGCCATATCACCAAAGATATGCTTCGCAAGCGGGTACGTCCAAATTCCACCTGTGATCAATGATGGTGTTGCTTCCAAATAAGTAATTTTCAATTCTTTATCGCTGACAACTTCAATACCAGAAATCGTATCTGCTGTACCAGCGATATATTCTGCCATACCCTCAATGTTCAAGACATCTCCAGCACGTGGTCCATCATAATCAGGATGCGCTAGCACTTGGTGGGCAAATAACCAGTCTTCTGCAGTTACCGGCTGACCATCATGCCAGTTTACATTGTCTTTAATCTTGAATGTAAATGTACGACCATCTTCTGATGATTCATATGTTGCTGCACCATCATTTGTGTACACGAAGTTTGCATCCCATGTTAGGAGTCCTTCGTCAAACCACTGAAGAACTTGTGCATCCGGGTCTCCTGAATAGAAGTTAAAGTTCAAAGTTCCTTCAAATGCAGTATCCGAAACAAGACCGAATGTGAACGAACCTCCTTCGATTGCTTCACCTTCATTTGTTTTGATGTTGCTAAAATCATCGATAGAATAGAGTTTTTCGCCACTCTCTTCCTCTTTTTCCTCTTCTACTTTTGGTTTCTCTTCATCTTTCGCACCAGAATCATCTGGAGTTGCTTCTTCCGCTTTATTACAAGCAGCTAACGCGAGTAGTAAAACAAGGAGCATCGCGAACAAAACTTTACTTGCACTTTTCTTTCCAACCATATCAATCTCTCCCCTTTCTTATCCTCTTCTTTGCCTTGCGTCAGTCGCACGTTTAAGCGCTTGACCAACATTATTTATACTCAACATCAGTACTAAAATTAGTACTGATGCGGGCAACCAAATCCACCATCTAAACTCCAACGTTTGTGGGTTTCTTGCATAACTCACAAGTGTCCCAAGACTCGGTGTACTTTCCGGAAAACCAAATCCTAAAAAGGACAGGCCTGATTCCAATCCAATATTTGCCGCCAAGTTCAAGGTCATTGACACGATAATAATTGAACTTAGGTTCGGCAATACTTGTGAAAACATAATTTTAAAATTCGAGGAACCAAGCGTCTTGGAAGCCTGAACATAGTCCAGTTCCCTTTCCTGCAAAGCCTTCGAACGTATTAACCTTGCTTTTCCCATCCATAAAAAAGCGGTCATAATCAATGAAAACGTCCAGATTGAATATTTCGGCGTAATTGAACTGAATACAATAATAATCATTAGGAATGGTAGAATCATGAAAAAGTCTACCGTTCTCATTAAAATATTATCAATTGCTCCGCCAAAATAACCGGAGACTAATCCAACGAAAATTCCAAGAACGCCCGTCATAACTGTTACAAGAATCCCAATCGACAGTGAATTTCGCGTCCCAATAATCAGTTGTCCAAAAACATCACGTCCACCCTGATCCGTCCCTAACCAAAACTGCTCAGATGGAGCCTTGTGAATAGAGAACAAGTCAACTCTAACAATTTCACTTTGATCTAAAAATAGGGATATACCATAGACAAACATCATAATCAGTATAAGAAAAATTAATGACACAAGGGCCAATTTATCGCGGACAATTTCACGCCAGATAATCTGCCAACCAGATGGACTTCTATCATCACTCTGGGCATTATCAGGTAATTGAGCTATTTTCATTTCCAACCTTAATCACCTCAAAGTCTATCGAGTTATTATTTTATGCGAATGCGTGGGTCCACAATACTTAATATAATATCCGAGAGCAATGCACCTAAAATCGCAGCAACCCCAAATATGATAACTACAGCTGTCACTACGCTAAAATCACGTAATGTAATAGATTCTAAAAATAGTCGGCCCATCCCTGGATACCCAAAGATACTTTCAATAAAGACCGTCCCGCCAATTAGTCCCGTAATTTCATAGCCAAAGAAAGCAGCAATCGGCAACAACGAATTCCGTAAAATATGACGGTTATAGACGCGTGATTCAGACGCACCCTTTGCCCTCGCCGTCACAACAAATTCCTTCTGTTTTGTATCAATGATCTCACTGCGTAAATACTGAACAGTCGAAACCGTTGCAATCAGTGCCATCGACAAGGAAGGCAGCAACAAGTGTTGAATCTTACTGACTACATACTCGAATGTTCCCGGTGAAAGACCCGGCTTTACACTCCCTCCAGTAGGGAACCAACCAAGGTTAAAACCAAATATCCAAAGCATAACTAATGCAAATATAAATAACGGTGCAGCAAACCCTAGGTACGTATAACCCGTTATCAAGCGGTCACCCCATGTGTCATTAAAACGACCACTTGTAATCCCCAGAGGAATTGCAATCAGATACGTTAAGAATAATGTCATAAGAGACAACCAAAATGTATTGGCCATTCGCTGAGCGATTAACTCAGTCACTGGCATTTTAAAACGAAACGATTGTCCAAAACTTCCATCTATCACGATTCCTTTAACCCAATCCATATACTGGGTATACCAAGGATTGTCCAAACCCAGTTTGACACGCATAACTTCCATCGCTTCCGGCTTAATGCTTGGATCGATTAAACCACTTAACGCATCCCCAGGCATCATTTTTGCCAGTATAAATACTAAAATACTCAGTAACGCAAGCTGCGGAATCATAATTCCAATTCGACGTACAGTGAATTTCCACATAATTATTCACCCTCTCCCAGGCAGAGCCACTAAATGTGTGTCCGATACTGGCTGTAGGTTATAGGCCAAGCCCAAGTCATCGAAATAATCGTTATAGGACTGCTCATACTCTTGTTTTACTTGTTGGCGGAATTGTGATTGTTGCTCACGTTTTCGAGGGTCAATATCAGGAATCGCCGCAACCAATCGTTTTGAGTAGATATGCTGTGGGTTGTTAAAAATATCATCTGGTGTTCCTTCCTCAACATACCGTCCCTTATACATAATGCCAATGCGATCGCACATATGCCTAATAATTCCAAGATCATGACTAATGAAAAGATACGTTAACCCCAACTCTTTCTGAATCTCCTGCATAAAATTCAAGACTTGCGCCTGAACAGACACGTCAAGAGCTGACACAGGCTCATCCGCAATAATTAGTTTTGGTTTTAAAGCAATTGCCCGAGCAATGCCAATTCGTTGACGCTGCCCACCTGAGAATTCATGTGGGTATTTATGTATACTTTCAGGGCTTAATCCAACAAGTTCTAATAATTCCTGAACGCGTTTTCTTTCTTCAACTCTTGAAAGACTTTCATAGTTACGAAGCGGCTCAGACACAATATCGAGCACTCGCTTTTTAGGATTCAATGTAGAATAAGGATCTTGAAAAATCATCTGGATATCACGACGTGCATCCATTTTTGAACGGCGTAAATCTGTAATGTCTTGCCCCTCAAAAAGAACCTGACCCGAAGTAATTTTATTCAACCCGATGATTGCCCGTCCAGTCGTTGTTTTCCCAGATCCCGATTCACCAACAAGTCCGTATGTCTTTCCTTTTTCAATCGACAACGACACACCATCAACTGCTCGAACGTGATCGACAGTTCTGCCCAGTATGCCACCGTGAATAGGGAAGTGGACTTTTAAATCTTTGACTTCAAGAAACGACATGGCGCTGATCCTCCTTGCTTTTTTCAGGGAAGGTAAAATGCTGATAACAAGTACAGCGTACAAAATGACCCGGACTGACTTCATGTAGGGCTGGATTCTTTTCATGTACCGAGCTGTCTATCCATGGAATTCTTGGACTAAAACGACAACCTTCACGCTCTAACTTTTGCAGAGATGGAACAATTCCCTCAATGACATGGAGTTCAGATTGGATTTCACTCGCATGTGGCACGGAATTCAATAATGATCTAGTGTAAGGGTGCAACGGATTTTCGAACAGCGTATAGACATCTGCAATTTCAACAATTTGTCCTGCATACATCACAGCCACCCGGTCTGCCATCTCAGCAACAACCGCTAAATCATGTGTAATAAGAATAATCCCTGCTTGGCTATCCTCTTTTAACTCTTTCAATAAATCGAGGATTTGCGATTGAATTGTAACATCGAGTGCAGTCGTTGGTTCATCCGCAATAAGTAACTCCGGCTCGTTAGCAATCGCCATCGCAATAACGACCCGTTGCCTCATCCCACCCGATAATTCATGTGGAAATTGGTCATACGTAAATTCCGGACGGACAATTCCGACCTTATTCAGTAAGTCGATGACTCTCTTTTTTCGATCATTTTTTGAAAGCTTTGGATTGTGGATGTAAATAATTTCACCAATTTGGTCACCAATAATCATTAACGGATTCAACGCAGAAAGTGAGTCTTGAAAAATCATGCCCATTTCCTTCCCGCGTAATTCATTCAATTTTGCAGGTGAAATGTTGGCAATATTATGATTTTTAAAACGAATATTACCTTCTACTTTTGCCTTGTTATGAAGACCCATTATCGAAAATGCTAATGCACTTTTCCCGCAGCCCGATTCTCCAACAATTGCCAACAACTCGTTTTTTCCAACCGTCAATGATACACCGTCAACCGCCGCATAGTAGTCATCTTTAATCCGAAATGATGTGCGTAGATTTTCAATTTCCAATACTGGGTTTCCCATGATGACTTCCTCCTTGCATTATGCCAACTGCAAACTATTAATATAAAATTTTCTGATTAATCACTCGCCCCAATATACTATACAATTTATTGTATGACAATACTGTTTTTTTAGAATATCAAATTTATTGAATATTTCACGTATTACAATTTGATTACAAACCTTGCTATGAAAGCGTTTCGCAAACCGTAACATTCTAAATAATATTTCGGAAAATTAATTAATTTTTCTTTTGAAATACAAAAAAGACCCCTTCTCAATTCGAAAAGGAATCTGTTCTTCTGTTTTCCGTCTAGATTACCTAACTATTTGTCGAGTTTGTTGCAGATGATGCTGCCATAGCCGCCATTGTCGCAGCCATCACAGCTTGTTGCGCCTGCAAAATCAATTCCACAGATGTCACAAGGCTAACCGTTGCTTCTTCAACATTCTCCGTTAATTCATGCATACTATAACCAATGCCTATTGACAAGGCCATCTCACGATTCCATCTAAAAAGCTTAGATTCTTCTAACGCGTGCGTCAATTCGACAATCTTTTTTAGTTCAGCATCTGCAACTCCAAATACAGTCAGAAAACCAATCATCGGATAATGAACGGGACGTACTTTAGTATCCCGCTTGAAATGAGCAAGTACTTCTACCGCGCGAGATACAAGAATTGGATTGAACTCATTGTGTACATACGTCATAACTTGCGACAACCATTGAAGTTCATTGCCTGAACGGAATCCTTCTGTACGCAGTGCATCGTAATAAGTACGCATCGACTTGGCATGTTCAATCGGATTAGCGCCCCTTTTGCCGAGCAATACCGCGTAAGCATAATCATCGTCAGACGTAAGAAAGAAATGTTGTTTTTTCATAGCATCGTATAGTTTTTTGGCTTGCCACGCTTCAGTTTCATAATGTGCTTGGTTGCTCGTCATTAGGAGTGCAGCTAAATACGAATGGATGGTATTGCGAAAACCGACACCCTTTAAAACTTGCTGCTTTTCAAATAAACGATCTACTTCTTCGTCAATGACCATTCCCGGCTGATTAAGAAATGCCGCCATCATAGGCAAAAGATTGCCACGCAACGGAGAAAGCCAGCCTGTCCTACTTTTCAAAGCGTCCATTGCCCGGTTTAGGCTAACCGCATCGAATTCGCGCTCGGACGTGACATAATACGAAGTAATTGTCAGCACAACGGCCTTGTCCACCGCCCAACCTGCCAATGATTTCACTTTGTCATATGTCGTTTCGACATCTTGCCTAATCGCATACGCATCCAATCCGACCAACTCCTTTTATATATGTACGACCCACGAAAGAAAAAGTTTCACTTGAATCCATGGAGATCCAAATTCCTCTTGGCGAACTCAGTGATAATTGCTATGCTAACAATACTTTAAATGAATAGGATGATGCTAGAATGAGCGAGCTAAAAACAATTCAACGTACACATTCTTTCCAATCGAAAAAGACGTTACAACAACAACTTCACACACTTGGAATTCAGGCAGGTGACAATATCATCGTTCATGCTTCGCTCCAGTCGATGGGTTGGATTGCGGGAGGCGCGCAGGCTGTCGTTGAGGCACTGATGGAAACAATCACTTCTAACGGAACAATCATTATGCCCGCGCAATCTGCTGATAATTCGGAGCCCTCTAACTGGAGAAACCCACCTGTTCCAGAAGAATGGTATGAGTATATCCGACAATCACTTCCAGCCTATAATCCGCATCTTTCCAATTTACGCGGCATGGGAAAAATTGCAGAGTGTTTCCACCGTCATCCCGCGACCATTCGAAGTGCTCACCCTGTCCACTCCTTCATGGCATGGGGCCGACATGCGGAGGACTGGATGGCCGAGCATTTCTTGCACGACTCATTTGGCATGACTTCACCACTTGGAAAGATGTTTAACGCCGATGTAAAAATTGTGATGATTGGTGTCGATTACGATACATGCACCGCCCTTCATCTGGCTGAATACCGTGCACCTGGGCTAACGACTGCCCCAGACGGTACGGCTATGCTGCAAAATGGCGAACGGGTTTGGGCTACCTACGACATGGCACATTTGGACTCTGATATTTTCCCAGATCTTGTCGAGACATTTGCGAAGGCGAATCCTAATGTAGGCATCGACGGTTTATTGGGACAAGCTACTTGTAAAATTATGCCGATGAAACCACTGATTGAATTCGGAACGGACTGGATAGCGAAGAAAAGAATAGCAAAGGCTAGTACTGAAGATTAAAGTCTGGTGGAAACTTGGCTACCTTTTTCACAAGCTGAACTACGCATAAGAAGCGCCTCCCCACATGTGGAGAGGCGCTTCTTCAGCTATAGACCTCTTTTTCTGCCGCCTTTACCAATGCTGCCACCTTCGATAAATCTCGGCGATGAAAAGCATCTACAATGGCACTTCCTACAATAACGCCATCGGCAAAAGCACCAATTGTTCGAACCTGTTCTGGTGTCGAAATACCGAATCCCGCCAATACCGGGACTGGACTCACTGCTTTTAATCCTTCCAAATGTACTTGAAGATCATCGCCGAAACCATCGCGAACACCAGTAATGCCATTGACCGTCACTGCGTAAATGAAACCTTCACCCTCGGCTGTAATTTTCTTTATCCGCTCCGGTGGACTCGTCAGCGATACAAGTTGAATAAGAGCAATGTCAGAATCCGCTAGTGCATCCCGTAACAAATCACTTTCCTCCAGCGGCAAATCCGGAACGATAAGTCCACGAACACCACTGTTGCCGCAATCCTTGACGAATTCAGAGATGCCGTAACTTAAAATAGGATTCAAATAGCTCATGATCACCAGTGGAACCGTCACCTCATCGATAAACAAAGTAAGTTCTTTCAATACTTTACGAAGCGTTATCCCATGAGCAAGTGCCCGTTCCCCAGCCTCTTGAATGACCGGACCATCCGCCACTGGATCAGAAAATGGAATGCCAAGCTCAATCGCTGTCACCCCTGCTTCCTGAAGGAATAAAATCTGCTCCTTCAAAGCCGTTACTCCGCCGTCCCCCGCCATAATATACGGGACAAACGCTTTATTCCCACGCTCAGTACAAGCATTGATGGCATTTACTAGAATCGTTTTCGTCATTTCACTCCACCTCCCAAAGCATCGCGCACCGTTTGAACGTCTTTATCGCCACGTCCTGATAGACAAATGACAAGTATTTCTTCCTCGCTCATTCGACCTGCTAACTCGACTGCATACTGTATAGCATGCGCACTTTCCAAAGCCGGAATAATTCCCTCCAATTTCGCCAACAGCTGTAAGCCTTCTAATGCACCTGTATCCGTCACCGCGGTATACCTCACACGTCCGATATCGTGCAAATGACAATGCTCCGGACCCACGGCAGGATAATCAAGCCCGGCAGAAATCGAATGCGCTTCCTGTATAAATCCATCCTCATCCTGTAAAATATACATATATGCTCCGTGCAAAACACCCTCTTTGCCATCCGCAATTGCAGCAGCATGAAGTCCCGTTGCCAAGCCACTGCCGGCTGCTTCCACTCCGTACAATGCTACTTCTTCATCATCCAAAAACGGATGGAACATACCAATCGCGTTGCTCCCTCCACCAATGCACGCCACAATTGCATCTGGCAGACGGCCTGTCTTTTCCACGACTTGCCTTCTCGTTTCCACACCAATGACACGTTGGAAATCGCGAACAATTTTTGGGAAAGGATGTGGTCCTAGAGCTGAACCCAAAATATAATGGGTATCCTCCACATTGGCCACCCAGTAACGCAACGCCTCATTAACCGCATCCTTGAGCGTTCCGCCACCTTTATCAACCGAAACGACCTTCGCACCAAGCAATTCCATACGGAAAACATTCAATTCCTGCCTACGAATATCTTCGGCCCCCATGAAAATAACACATTCCAGGTCAAACAATGCACAAACTGTTGCCGTTGCCACGCCGTGCTGCCCCGCGCCGGTTTCCGCCACAATCTTCTTTTTACCCATGCGTACGGCAAGCAACGCCTGCCCGATGGTATTATTAATTTTATGGGCACCTGTATGATTCAGGTCTTCCCGTTTCAAGTAGATCTTCGCGCCACCTGCCAGCCTCGTAAGTCTCTCCGCGAAATAAAGTGGCGTTTCACGCCCAACAAAATCCTTTAAATAATGATTCACTTCATCCATGAAAGCTGGATCTGCGATTGCCTCCTCATACGCCTTCTCCAATTCCAGCAACGCCGTCATTAATGTTTCCGGCACAAATTGCCCACCAAACTTCCCGTAGCGACCTACCTTCAATTCCTTTACCATCACAATCGCCCCTCATCCTTAACCGCTTGAATAAATGCACGAATCAAGTGGCTATCTTTTCGCTTCATACTTTCGACGCCACTCGACACATCCACCATATATGGCTGCACACGCCGAATCGCATCCCCCACATTTTCCACATTTAAACCACCTGCAAGAATAACCCGATCTGCTTGTATACCAACATTGTTCATCAGCGCCCAATCGAAGGTCATACCACTACCACCTTTAAAATCCGTTCCTGGTGTATCAAACAAATAATAATCCGCCTCATACTGTGTAGCACGCTTCACATCTTCATCACTGTGAACTGATACTACTTTAATAGAAGGAAGTCCGACTTTTTTGATAAATTCTGCACTTTCATCTCCGTGAAATTGGATAATATCGAGCGGCACTTGTCGATACGTCTCCTCTACTTCTTCGGTCGAAGCATTGACGAATACCCCGATTTTTAGAACCCCAGATGGAATATCACGTGCTAACACTTGCGCTTCATCTATCGTCACTCGTCGCCGGCTAGGAGCAAAAACGAATCCAATGGCATCTGCTCCGGCATCAACTGCCACTTTGACATGCTCTTGCTCCATCAATCCACAAATTTTCACTTTCGTCATCGAGCAACCCCCTGCGTAGCAACTTGTAGTGACTGAATAGCCGCCGCAACCGAGTCACTGCGCATCAATGATTCACCAACAAGCACTGCGCTAGCTCCAACTTTCGATACACGCAACGCGTCTTCTGCTTGCCAAATACCACTTTCACTAATCAAAACGCGCTCTTCATGGAACGGAAATAGCGCCGCAATTTCTTCAGTCCTCTGCAAATCCACCTCAAATGTTCGGAGATCCCGATTATTGACACCGATCAGCTTGGCATCTAGCGCAAGCGCACGTTTTAATTCCGCCTCGTCATGTACTTCTATAAGCACTTCGAGACCGGCTGCCAATGCATACGCATAAAGCGTGGACAATTCTTCATCGGTAAGTGCTGCTACAATGAGCAAAATCACCGAGGCACCTGCATTTTTTGCACGGTCGATTTGTACGCTGTGAATCATGAAATCCTTGCATAGTAGCGGAATTGAAACAGCATCTGCAACCGCCGCTAGGTCTTCAAATGAACCTTTGAAAAAGTGAGCATCCGTTAGAACCGAAATGCATGCCGCATTAGATTTTTCATAAATAATCGCCTGTGCAACGGGATCAGCGCCTTCCGCTATTAACCCCTTTGAAGGTGAAGCACGCTTCATTTCCGCAATGACCTGCAAATGCTCCGACTGATATAATTTGTCGAATAAAGACGGGCGCGATGGTTGATTTTCTTGTTGAATAGTTTGTTGTGTTAACAGCTGCTGCACTTCATGATGCTTCTGTTGTAGAATTTTATCTAAAATAGTCATTTCGCCACCGACCTTTGCCCGATTTGTTCGCTAAATGCCACGACTGCTTGTAATTTTTCTAACGCCCTTCCCGATAAAATACTATCCGTCGCCAGCTTAACTCCTTCTTGTATCGTCCCTGCTTGCCCATTAGCAAACAATCCGATTCCGGCATTGAAGACAATCGTATCGAAATGCGGACCGCGTTGCCCTTGAAAAACAGTACGGATAATGGCCGCATTCTCTTTAGCATTTCCCCCACGGATAGCTGACGCCGGAGCGGTTGTCAATCCAACATCCTCTGCTGTCAATGAAAACGGAATCAAGTCGCCTTTATCCAACAAAACAAAAATATTTTGCCCCGCGAGCGACGCCTCATCCATACCACCTGCACCCGATACGACAATCGCACGTTCCCTACCAAGCATTCGTAAAACCGTTGCATAATCCATTGTGAAATCAGGGCGATTAATGCCTGTAAACTGTGTTTTTAATGGAATCGGATTGGTCAAAGGACCCACTAAGTTGAAGATGGTAGGCTTACCAATTTGCTGCCGAATGGCGCCAATCCGTTTCATTTTCGGATGAAC
Proteins encoded:
- a CDS encoding DUF4003 family protein; translation: MDAYAIRQDVETTYDKVKSLAGWAVDKAVVLTITSYYVTSEREFDAVSLNRAMDALKSRTGWLSPLRGNLLPMMAAFLNQPGMVIDEEVDRLFEKQQVLKGVGFRNTIHSYLAALLMTSNQAHYETEAWQAKKLYDAMKKQHFFLTSDDDYAYAVLLGKRGANPIEHAKSMRTYYDALRTEGFRSGNELQWLSQVMTYVHNEFNPILVSRAVEVLAHFKRDTKVRPVHYPMIGFLTVFGVADAELKKIVELTHALEESKLFRWNREMALSIGIGYSMHELTENVEEATVSLVTSVELILQAQQAVMAATMAAMAASSATNSTNS
- a CDS encoding AAC(3) family N-acetyltransferase; its protein translation is MSELKTIQRTHSFQSKKTLQQQLHTLGIQAGDNIIVHASLQSMGWIAGGAQAVVEALMETITSNGTIIMPAQSADNSEPSNWRNPPVPEEWYEYIRQSLPAYNPHLSNLRGMGKIAECFHRHPATIRSAHPVHSFMAWGRHAEDWMAEHFLHDSFGMTSPLGKMFNADVKIVMIGVDYDTCTALHLAEYRAPGLTTAPDGTAMLQNGERVWATYDMAHLDSDIFPDLVETFAKANPNVGIDGLLGQATCKIMPMKPLIEFGTDWIAKKRIAKASTED
- the trpA gene encoding tryptophan synthase subunit alpha, whose amino-acid sequence is MTKTILVNAINACTERGNKAFVPYIMAGDGGVTALKEQILFLQEAGVTAIELGIPFSDPVADGPVIQEAGERALAHGITLRKVLKELTLFIDEVTVPLVIMSYLNPILSYGISEFVKDCGNSGVRGLIVPDLPLEESDLLRDALADSDIALIQLVSLTSPPERIKKITAEGEGFIYAVTVNGITGVRDGFGDDLQVHLEGLKAVSPVPVLAGFGISTPEQVRTIGAFADGVIVGSAIVDAFHRRDLSKVAALVKAAEKEVYS
- the trpB gene encoding tryptophan synthase subunit beta translates to MVKELKVGRYGKFGGQFVPETLMTALLELEKAYEEAIADPAFMDEVNHYLKDFVGRETPLYFAERLTRLAGGAKIYLKREDLNHTGAHKINNTIGQALLAVRMGKKKIVAETGAGQHGVATATVCALFDLECVIFMGAEDIRRQELNVFRMELLGAKVVSVDKGGGTLKDAVNEALRYWVANVEDTHYILGSALGPHPFPKIVRDFQRVIGVETRRQVVEKTGRLPDAIVACIGGGSNAIGMFHPFLDDEEVALYGVEAAGSGLATGLHAAAIADGKEGVLHGAYMYILQDEDGFIQEAHSISAGLDYPAVGPEHCHLHDIGRVRYTAVTDTGALEGLQLLAKLEGIIPALESAHAIQYAVELAGRMSEEEILVICLSGRGDKDVQTVRDALGGGVK
- a CDS encoding phosphoribosylanthranilate isomerase encodes the protein MTKVKICGLMEQEHVKVAVDAGADAIGFVFAPSRRRVTIDEAQVLARDIPSGVLKIGVFVNASTEEVEETYRQVPLDIIQFHGDESAEFIKKVGLPSIKVVSVHSDEDVKRATQYEADYYLFDTPGTDFKGGSGMTFDWALMNNVGIQADRVILAGGLNVENVGDAIRRVQPYMVDVSSGVESMKRKDSHLIRAFIQAVKDEGRL
- the trpC gene encoding indole-3-glycerol phosphate synthase TrpC, which produces MTILDKILQQKHHEVQQLLTQQTIQQENQPSRPSLFDKLYQSEHLQVIAEMKRASPSKGLIAEGADPVAQAIIYEKSNAACISVLTDAHFFKGSFEDLAAVADAVSIPLLCKDFMIHSVQIDRAKNAGASVILLIVAALTDEELSTLYAYALAAGLEVLIEVHDEAELKRALALDAKLIGVNNRDLRTFEVDLQRTEEIAALFPFHEERVLISESGIWQAEDALRVSKVGASAVLVGESLMRSDSVAAAIQSLQVATQGVAR
- the trpD gene encoding anthranilate phosphoribosyltransferase translates to MRGIVSKVEQGKHLMYEEMLEAANLIFDERTDSKDIVDFLVALSRKGETAHEVAALAFVMKSHAVQLPVPEGVYMDNCGTGGDGLNSFNISTASAFVLAGAGALVAKHGNRKISSAAGSSDVLEELGIRSDFSKEETAELLRQEGITFLHAPQVHPKMKRIGAIRQQIGKPTIFNLVGPLTNPIPLKTQFTGINRPDFTMDYATVLRMLGRERAIVVSGAGGMDEASLAGQNIFVLLDKGDLIPFSLTAEDVGLTTAPASAIRGGNAKENAAIIRTVFQGQRGPHFDTIVFNAGIGLFANGQAGTIQEGVKLATDSILSGRALEKLQAVVAFSEQIGQRSVAK